CGCGCGCGGCGAGGGCGGCGAGGTCGTGGTGATGGGCGGCGCCCAGATCTACGCGGCGGCGCTGCCGCACGCCACCCGGCTGCTCGTCACCGAGATCGACCTGGACATCGACGGCGACGCGCACGCTCCGCGGATCGGATCCGAGTGGCGGGTGGAGGACGAAGGGGCGTGGACCGAGTCCACCAGCGGAACCCGATTCCGTTTCCTGCGGTACGCGCGAACCTGACTCCGTAAGTCCTCCCGTGGGCCATACTGCGGTACATGGACAAGCTTTCGTTGACCGCGCTGGCGCGACAGCAACTCAAGCTCGCGGCGACGTCGAGCAGCGGACGCAGTTCGCAGACGGTGTTCGGTGGGCACACCAGGCATCTGCGGCAGACCGTCGTGGCCCTGCTCGCCGGGCACGAACTCGGCGAGCACGACAGCCCGGGGGAGGCCACCATCCAGGTGCTGTCCGGTCAGCTCCAGCTGGTCGCCGGCAACGACGTGTGGAAGGGCTCGGCGGGCGATCTCATCGTCATCCCCGCCGTCCGGCACAGCGTCAGCGCCATCGAGGACGTCGCGTTCCTGCTGACGGTCGCCAAGTGACTCCGGTGCAGCGGTAGCGCCGGTTCATCCGACCCGGGTGCCGGTCGCGTATCCGCGGTAGCCCTCCCAGGCCAGCCGCCGCTCACGTCGCGGATCGTGCTCCACCCGCGTCACCGTGTCGAACACCATTGTCGCGCGGTCCTTCTCGTCGTAGGCCGGCCACGAGGGCAGCGGCTCCGCACGGTGGGCGACGTGCAGCCAGTGCCGCTGCATCGCCGAGGCCACGG
This region of Rhodococcus sp. Z13 genomic DNA includes:
- a CDS encoding cupin domain-containing protein, whose translation is MDKLSLTALARQQLKLAATSSSGRSSQTVFGGHTRHLRQTVVALLAGHELGEHDSPGEATIQVLSGQLQLVAGNDVWKGSAGDLIVIPAVRHSVSAIEDVAFLLTVAK